The genomic interval ATGATTATCAGCAAAAGAGGAATTGGGTCAGAAAGCAGAAATATGTTGCTTGTTTATTGTGTGCCTTGAAATTCTGAATTCAGCAACTTGGGCTGGGCTTTTTAAAGAGCTTGTAAGAAATGTTCACAAGGAATATGAAACATTTCTATTTGTTTGCTTTCCTTCCTGAGTTATAACTTTTAACAAGTGTTGTGGGAGTGCTATTAAATTAGACATTGAATTATTCTCTGTCAAGGTACATCAAAGAATTGAACCGCGAAGCAGGAGAGGACGAAAACGATGCCGTGTTTGGTGCCGTATCTCATGCCGTTGAAACTTGCTTTGTTGGGAAAAAGTTTGTCTTCAGGATTAAGGTGACGGTTCTTCTCGGAATAAATCTTTTAGGAAACATGCAATTTAAGCATGACGGATAATTTGCTTTGTTAGGCAACCTTCTGTGCGTGCCTGGTCAGGTTTCCTCTGTAAATTATGAGCATCCTCATAATTGGCATTTAACAGCCTGAAATAACAGTTCcaatagtcccaaaggtgcttttttcaggaggcaactggactttcttgttttttcttttgaagacgtttcgcttctcatccaagaagcttcttcggctctgacaggatagtagggaattggaaggatttatattccttgtagccAGCTtgtcatttgcatcattttagagggtccttgaagcatttGGAGTTtccctactcccacaccattccaaaggtgttcatcccaaatatacaaattgtatagctaaacatctgtagagattctcagtcatccaggtcagggttgtctcaaaggtgcttcttcaggaggcaactggacttttagcTATAGAATTTGGGGTGAACACCCTTTAAATAGTGTGaagaaatggatttccagaaggaaaaattgcagactgcagcactcaggtgaccctgaggacaccgataaacttccaagtggtctcaatgaggatgcaagtgaccagctgtctgcaaggaatataaattttccaaatggatggatgaatagagggatggatggatggatggatggatggatagagagagggatggatacAGAGGGAAATGAATGGAGAGGAGGGATGGattgttggatggatggatggactgagagggatggatggagaagggaatggatggatggagagagggagggatagagagggttggagagaaggatggatggagagaaggagagggagatgatagatagatagatagatagatagatagatagatagatagatagattgatagattgatagattgatagattgatgatagatagatagatagatgatagatagatagatagatagatagatagatagatagatagatagatagatagatagatagatagatagatagatagatagataggggggaGAGAGTTCTAGGTATCTAGGTAGCTATATAGCTAGCTAGAtgatggctagatagatagatagatgatagattgatagatgatagattgatagatgataaatagatagatagatagatagatagatagatagatagatagatagatagataagatagatgatagatagatgatagatagatgatagatagacagatatagatgatagatagatagatagatagatagatagatagatagatagatagatagatagatagatagatagttgatagagCTAGCTTCCTCTTAGTCTGGATCTAGAACTGTGACTAAGGTTTCCTGTGCCTAGTTTAAACTAGCCTGTTTCAAGTAACTGGTTTGAAATTGGCTGATATGGACAACGTGATAGAACAGGTTTCTGAGTTCTCCCTTGTCAGGTGGGTGAGCAGAGGAAGACGGTCCGGGCCTGACATTTAATTTCATCAACAAACAACTGATTTTCATTTCTTTGCAGAGTTCCGACATGCCCTGCGTTGTCCCTTCTGACAAGCCCTTATTGCAAAATGGCCGCCAAAGGGAGAGACGCACCAAAGCTCTCACCGCCCGTGAGATGTTCCTACCCCACCCTGGGCTTGTGGGCTACACCGTTATCCACTATATCGAGCAGCAGCGAAGTTGTCAGTTGAAGCAGAGTCACGGGGCTTTACGGCCTCCGGATCATGTCCCGGCATCTGATCACCCAAGCGGAGAGTTAAGGAGCCTCCATCTCTCCGGCGATTTGGATGTGACTCAATCAAGTCACAGAAATGGCTTTTTCAACCTCTGGCCTTACTCATTCGGGCTAACCTGGTCGTCCACCTCATCAGAAGACACAGCTTTAGGTACACGCGAGGCCAGCTCGGAGAAGCCAAAAGGCGAAGATGGATCTATCATGTCACACAACCAATTGGTTTATAATTTCAAAGGCCGAAACGTGACGCAAGATAATGGAGATGTACACAAAGGTCAGAAGTCTTGTTTGTATCCTTCTTCGCAGAGTCTCACCCCTAGTAGACGTTCCACAAAAGGAAAAGATGGTGATATATTAGAAAGCCCCTTCGCATCGGAGCGGAAAGATCCTTCCTGCAAAATCAGCATCCAGTCCAGCTATGGGCTAGCAAATCCACGGCACCTTTTGCCCCACCAGAGACCTAAGGAACACCTTGCTGCAGTAGGTGCAACTGCTCCAGAAGCCTCCTCCAAAGGCTTGACTGAATTTCTTGCCAGGCTTGACAACGGCAGCTCCACTGCCGCTCTCTCAAATGGTCCAGAGTGGCGTCCTGCCTCGGTTCTCGGTGAAAAATCAGGCGAAGACAAAGAGAACGAGTTGCTCGCAGAAGAACCAGACTGttcttggagaggaagggatgtcTACTGTTTCCCGCAGGCGGGTTCCAGTTGCCCCGAGGCTAGTTTTGATGCTTCAGCAGATCTTTTTGATATTAGCATCGGGGGATCGACGAAAAGCACTCCAGCAACATTACACAGGCCCCAGGTAATCACGCCGCGAACTGGCACGCTCACCCCAACCTGTATAAAATCAGAATTCAtgccaagggaagggaagggaaatgctAGCGGGACTACTTCTCATTATGGGTTATCGTTATATGATACCATGGATGTCTCGACCCCCAAAACAAGTACTCCGATTGCCAGCGCAGGGTTCAAGTCTGAATGTAGCCCTGTTGGTACCCTGGACTTCACTCCCGATGCCCTCGCAAGGCCTTGTCATCCAGACAGCCTCCCTGGAGGGAAAGGATCCCTTCGAAGCCAACTACCCCCGAATAAATTGCCTTGGGACAAGGCTAGGTGTAAAAAGCCCAGGCTCCCCTCTAAAAACTCTTTGGTGAAACAACTCGTCAGCAGGTTCTCGCCCTCCGAAAGGTCAAGCAACGCAGAAGCTGGCGCGGACAATCCATGTGGGCCTCTGAGTCACCTCTCGGCGCAAGAattgctgtctgaagatgttggCCAAGAATGGAGTCCTCCTTCAGGGGAAATCCAAGGTCAGGATGTAAAATcgtggagaaggaagagaaggaagagcttCATCAGGCTTCACGGTGATGGCCGAGTTATAGAGGATTTTCCTCTTTCTGCAATTCAAGGAGGAACCTGGAGTCCAAGAAATCTTTCCAACTTAGCAAAGGTCGGATTTCTTCCTAAAAAGCAGCAACTGGAAGAAGCTGATATTGGAGGACAGCTTATGTGTCAACAGAGAACGATGCTTGGCCCTCCAGTCAACGAATCGCCTGACAAACCACCTTTGGTAGACTTCAGACGACCAAAACTGCTTCCTACAACTTCTCCCGTGCCTGATGTCGCAGACTGGTCTTCTGAACTCTTCTCCGATCACGAGCAGCTGCCCAACATGGAGGCCGCCATCACGAGAGATGATGATTTAAACTGAGCTTGTTTGCAAAACCTCTTGTTCGTTCCTTGGATGAGGAGACAGTTGAGTTACAGTTTCATCTCTTTGATGTACAGGTGCTTCTTGTTTAACGAccgctcattcagcaaccatttgaattTATGGTGGCTTCTGAATGAATGGTAGTTATGACCAGGTCTTGTACTTAAAGAGATGTCACAGCGTCCCTTCGCTttatgtgatcatgatttgtgaTCTTCTGTGCCAGCTTCcataagcaaagtcattggggaagccagcaggaagtcagatgCTACCACCATCAGGTGAGATCCTCACTCAATGGCCCACCCATTGTTTAACAATGGCAACCAGGATTGCTGGAACTGTCATCACTGAGCAACATGAAGACATTGTTTGACTTAAAACTGTGTCGCTTGATGACAGACTGTCTTGTTCCAACCAGCATGGTTAAATAAGAACTAGTTGCATTTGTCTATTGTTATAAATTTTGATATTGTGAATTGCTGGAAGTCCTATGGCTGTATATAAgaactgtaaataaaataaagtaataactcTACGGAGAGGTGGTGTAGACATTCAGGATTacagattaagagttggaagggaccttgtaggtcatctagtccaaccccctgcccaagcaggagaccctacgccatttctgacaatctcttcttgaaagcctccagtgatgaagctcccacaacttctgaaggcaacttctgttccatcggttgattgttctccctgtcagaaaattcctccttatttccaggttgaatctctccttgatcagtttccatccattgctccttgtctggccttcaggtgctttggagaatagcttgacctcctcctctctgtggcagcccctcaaatattggaaggctgctatcatgtctcccccggtccttctcttcactagtctagccatgcccagttcctgtaaccattcttcatatgttttagtctccagttccctaatcatcttggttgctcttctctatactttttgtagagtctcaacatctttttttatagtgtcgtcaccaaaacaggatgcagtatGCTAACTAAGTATTCTTagtaaggctttatagaatggtattagtacctcacttgattgtggttgtatccttctgttaatgcaatttaggattgcattggctgttTTGGTTCACAACTTGGAAGAAGTTTCAGATCAAGTAAGTCTGCTACCCACCATCTTTCCCTCAACACTGCAAGTCATATTTTAACCCTAACTttatattcaggtagtccttgacttaacaactattcatttagtgtagtgatgggttcctaaccagtttactaccggttcgctgagcATGTGTGCAATTGAACAAAAATTGgtcagggaaaaaaagaaaacagctgctgctgctgctctggataagctgggcttcagaagctggaataaagataccgtatttttcggagtataagatgcatcggagtataagacgcaccaaggttttgaataggcaaattttaaaaaaggttttgcactctgcaaacctcccaaaaaccgtTTGTTCAAAGAAACGGCATTatgcttgtagaatgctcctgggggttgggggggggggaacgagcaaaaagtggcccattttttgcaaaaacaggcgttttttgtcaaaaaagtgcatggatagcttttaggcggcttatagagtgctcctgggggctggggagggagaaaattgagcaaaaaacagcctgttttttgctcatttctgccctccctagcttccaggagcactctggaagcctcctaaaagttatgcgtggccattttggtgaaggggtggggttttgggaggccaaaaatgctgtattcagtgtataagacacatccagattttcagcctttttttttgagggaaaagggtgcgtcttatactccgaaaaatacggtagttgataTTCAACTCAATAAGAATCACTACTCTTTGTTCAGTTGTTGGCTTCATGACTTTCTCAATCCCGCCTAATTTCTTCCCCCTCCTGTTTATTTTCTTTAGGAAACAAgattgatttgggggggggaaaggtgcgtcatatactctgaaaaatacggtataaccCGGGGTGGGTGTGCgggcccactttttaaaaaaccaagagaaccagttcacTCTCTGTTTGAAGGCAGCACTACCGCTTCGGAAGaatcggtccaaaccagtaggaacccacctctgatttagtgaCTCCTCAAAACAACATCAGCACATGAAAAAAGTAACCTATAACCGCTTTTCCCACAATCATTGCTGCAGCcgcgtggtcacgtgatcaaaattcagcggcttggcaactggcatgtactttatgacggttgcagtgtctgctcatgtgatccccctttgcaacctgacaagcaaagcaaaACGAGGAAGCCATGTTCCCTTAATAGTGTTACTAGCTCACTGCGGTGTGATTCACCgcagtggcaggaaaggtcataaaaatggggcaaaactcactgaacgaTTGTTTTGAATAGCAAGGGAAATTTGGGTTCCattatggttgttaagtcgaggactacctggacagAATAGAGAGTTCCCACTTTCGTTTcaaggtgcgcttcaaggtgctacttaccacccataaatctcttcatggtagtggatctgagtacttgagagaccgcctcctgccgattacctcccttcgaccgattagatcgcacagattaggcctcctccgagttccatccgccagtcagtgccgactggcgactacgcggaggagagccttctcagtagcagctccgaccctttggaacgatctccccgtggagattcgcaccctcaccaccgtccagaccttccgcacagcccttaagaattggctatcccgtcaggcctggggataagattctaatccgccccacccgaatgctgaatgaaagttgtgttttattgttttattttttatttacgcactgtcttatgttttatcttgcaccacccttcccatgaactgtaagccgcc from Thamnophis elegans isolate rThaEle1 chromosome 6, rThaEle1.pri, whole genome shotgun sequence carries:
- the LOC116509946 gene encoding DNA damage-induced apoptosis suppressor protein-like, with the protein product MNGGHFLVASVISIQNRSFVYPSCHSCFSKISLQFKRYNCQKCGCSGNTKEANYRYRLSLEVADTHDVFEVTVFGSCLDTYFGVTAKDLQRYIKELNREAGEDENDAVFGAVSHAVETCFVGKKFVFRIKSSDMPCVVPSDKPLLQNGRQRERRTKALTAREMFLPHPGLVGYTVIHYIEQQRSCQLKQSHGALRPPDHVPASDHPSGELRSLHLSGDLDVTQSSHRNGFFNLWPYSFGLTWSSTSSEDTALGTREASSEKPKGEDGSIMSHNQLVYNFKGRNVTQDNGDVHKGQKSCLYPSSQSLTPSRRSTKGKDGDILESPFASERKDPSCKISIQSSYGLANPRHLLPHQRPKEHLAAVGATAPEASSKGLTEFLARLDNGSSTAALSNGPEWRPASVLGEKSGEDKENELLAEEPDCSWRGRDVYCFPQAGSSCPEASFDASADLFDISIGGSTKSTPATLHRPQVITPRTGTLTPTCIKSEFMPREGKGNASGTTSHYGLSLYDTMDVSTPKTSTPIASAGFKSECSPVGTLDFTPDALARPCHPDSLPGGKGSLRSQLPPNKLPWDKARCKKPRLPSKNSLVKQLVSRFSPSERSSNAEAGADNPCGPLSHLSAQELLSEDVGQEWSPPSGEIQGQDVKSWRRKRRKSFIRLHGDGRVIEDFPLSAIQGGTWSPRNLSNLAKVGFLPKKQQLEEADIGGQLMCQQRTMLGPPVNESPDKPPLVDFRRPKLLPTTSPVPDVADWSSELFSDHEQLPNMEAAITRDDDLN